In Pseudobdellovibrionaceae bacterium, the following proteins share a genomic window:
- a CDS encoding TIGR04552 family protein yields MQTLVGGTPSLDIQRLNIRGLDEAHHFVKAYGYDLSSEKDLDLLWRYYRRAVNYIRTHLLQEGEEIPEMLADPNQLKNLAYLLIYASTREVKQNSVQNWACAILRVMHVLVHLENDLFFQFSSDIQEQILEPFRREIYKDPVTGIWLGGPSDPGRIRLEKFVVKSFKSSDSSVNKLLAKPSAVAFTILDKLGVRFVTRHLFDVFRVLRFLEQKNLVSFPHGISDESNNTIYPLDIFLEVMESFTKGREYTLDEVDQKLHEKLLQAGEGAHYLKKLNMFSSGEYRFLKFITRRLIHVDIPGVEKSRRLNFFYPYEVQIMDYETYTQNLSGPSSHEQYKLRQKKFARRRILGFLDSDKGSEGDSAE; encoded by the coding sequence TTGCAGACTCTAGTGGGCGGAACACCATCCCTTGATATTCAGCGCCTCAACATCCGTGGATTGGATGAGGCCCATCATTTTGTCAAAGCCTACGGCTATGATTTGTCTTCAGAGAAAGACCTGGATCTTTTGTGGCGGTACTATCGCCGGGCGGTGAATTACATTCGCACCCATCTTCTCCAGGAAGGAGAGGAAATTCCCGAGATGCTGGCGGATCCCAATCAGCTCAAAAACCTCGCCTACCTGTTGATTTATGCCAGCACCCGCGAGGTGAAACAAAACTCGGTGCAGAATTGGGCCTGCGCGATTTTGCGGGTGATGCACGTTTTGGTACATTTGGAAAACGATTTGTTTTTTCAGTTTTCTTCCGACATTCAGGAGCAGATTCTCGAACCCTTCAGGCGTGAGATCTACAAGGACCCGGTTACAGGCATTTGGCTGGGCGGCCCCTCCGATCCGGGGCGAATCCGTCTGGAAAAATTCGTCGTTAAATCTTTTAAGAGTTCAGATTCCTCAGTGAACAAACTCTTAGCCAAACCCAGTGCCGTGGCTTTCACGATCTTGGATAAACTAGGTGTACGTTTTGTCACTCGCCATCTCTTTGATGTTTTTCGCGTCTTACGTTTTTTGGAGCAAAAGAATCTGGTGAGCTTTCCCCACGGAATATCGGATGAGTCCAACAACACCATCTACCCTTTGGATATCTTCTTAGAGGTTATGGAGAGTTTTACGAAAGGGCGTGAATACACCTTAGACGAGGTTGATCAAAAGCTTCATGAAAAGCTCCTGCAGGCAGGGGAAGGGGCTCATTACCTGAAGAAGCTCAATATGTTTTCCAGTGGCGAGTACCGCTTTCTCAAATTCATCACTCGGCGCCTCATCCATGTGGATATTCCAGGGGTTGAGAAGTCCAGGCGCCTGAATTTCTTTTATCCTTACGAGGTGCAAATCATGGATTATGAGACCTACACGCAAAATTTGAGTGGACCCTCTTCCCATGAGCAGTATAAATTGCGGCAGAAGAAATTCGCCCGGCGACGGATATTGGGCTTTTTGGACTCTGACAAGGGGTCCGAAGGTGACTCGGCAGAGTAG
- a CDS encoding amidohydrolase family protein, whose translation MPKTLVFIVLSLLTSTLALAGQEPLRFFDAHYHFPDDATLEFVGRLRKPGEFFLREGALLLSDYNEDNPEALFSLQQMVSQSIARDRTGMKLYGLCGVSLRSPIAAEQVERCLDLPHMVGVKLHLHGSSSRLSNEACQPRHCPPHIAQGYGETFKKVAEVVASKKGLILIHFVHFTEFLPIAQQGYYVNGTGWEEERKETLFLAQVANENPQARFVIAHGGVGSSLNPANIEWLARQIKQRNVYLETSAIGVHGFGFGLCASKERPFFVFADEEWAPLTDSQECLTNLESPLKSPDSLTIVNSWKTLGLDRVLFGTDGPAPAMELESIQYLLHNPHLNDSEKALILRENARSLFPQK comes from the coding sequence ATGCCTAAGACCCTTGTCTTTATTGTCCTCAGTCTATTGACCAGCACGTTGGCCCTCGCCGGTCAGGAGCCCCTACGCTTTTTCGATGCCCACTACCATTTCCCCGATGACGCCACCCTGGAATTCGTGGGTCGCCTGCGGAAGCCTGGAGAGTTCTTCCTACGCGAAGGGGCCCTACTCTTATCCGACTACAACGAAGACAATCCAGAGGCCTTGTTTTCCCTTCAGCAAATGGTTTCACAGTCAATTGCTCGAGACAGGACTGGTATGAAGCTCTACGGTCTTTGCGGCGTCAGCCTAAGAAGCCCTATTGCCGCTGAACAGGTCGAGCGCTGCTTGGATCTTCCTCATATGGTGGGAGTGAAACTCCACCTCCACGGCAGCTCCTCACGGCTTTCCAATGAGGCTTGTCAGCCACGTCACTGCCCTCCCCACATTGCTCAGGGCTACGGCGAAACCTTTAAAAAAGTGGCTGAAGTCGTAGCCTCCAAAAAAGGCCTTATCCTCATCCACTTTGTCCACTTCACCGAGTTTCTCCCCATCGCCCAACAGGGCTATTATGTTAACGGCACGGGGTGGGAAGAGGAACGCAAGGAGACTCTATTTCTCGCTCAGGTGGCCAACGAAAATCCTCAGGCTCGGTTTGTCATCGCCCATGGAGGGGTAGGCTCCTCGCTCAACCCAGCCAACATTGAGTGGCTTGCTCGACAAATCAAACAGCGAAATGTGTATTTGGAAACTTCTGCTATTGGTGTCCACGGATTCGGTTTTGGCCTGTGCGCCAGTAAGGAAAGGCCCTTCTTCGTATTCGCAGATGAAGAGTGGGCACCACTCACAGATTCACAAGAATGCCTGACCAATCTTGAATCCCCTCTCAAGTCGCCCGACAGCCTAACCATTGTTAACTCATGGAAAACCCTCGGTCTGGACCGTGTGCTGTTCGGCACCGACGGTCCGGCTCCGGCCATGGAACTGGAGAGCATTCAATACCTTCTTCACAACCCTCACCTGAACGACAGTGAAAAGGCCCTGATTCTCCGTGAAAATGCCAGAAGCCTTTTCCCCCAAAAATAG
- a CDS encoding SPFH/Band 7/PHB domain protein, with translation MEISIVLAVVMAVVGLTIISRGFKIVQQSECMIVERLGSYSRTMKSGFHIVVPFIEQTLDVYWVHNGQMVLDNRIDLRETVLDVPEQTVITKDNVSINIDALLYIQITDPVKASYEIANLPMAVGQLAQTSLRNVIGEMDLDETLASRDVINTKLKTILDEATDKWGTKVNRVELKNITPPKEIQLAMEKQMQAERERRAQVLEAEGDKQALIARSEGKRQENINFADGEREAAIRRAQGEAQAIIEVAEAEREAIEKIKSALGTSDLTAQYLIASTYLEKFGQFTQKGGDKVFIPYEASTALGTLGSISELVSGGRIFSGNGGSPNTKMSRTVNPQ, from the coding sequence ATGGAAATTTCAATTGTCTTAGCTGTGGTGATGGCAGTGGTTGGTCTGACCATTATCAGTCGCGGCTTTAAGATCGTCCAACAAAGTGAATGTATGATTGTCGAGCGACTGGGAAGCTACTCCCGCACCATGAAGAGCGGCTTTCATATTGTCGTCCCATTTATTGAACAGACTTTGGATGTTTACTGGGTCCACAATGGGCAAATGGTTCTCGATAACCGCATTGACCTGCGAGAAACAGTACTCGATGTGCCCGAACAAACGGTGATTACTAAGGATAACGTCTCGATCAACATCGATGCCCTGTTGTACATTCAGATTACCGACCCGGTGAAGGCCTCTTACGAGATCGCCAACCTTCCAATGGCGGTTGGACAGTTGGCCCAGACCTCCTTACGTAACGTGATCGGCGAAATGGATCTGGATGAAACCCTGGCTTCGCGGGATGTGATCAACACCAAGTTAAAGACCATTTTGGATGAAGCCACCGATAAGTGGGGCACCAAGGTCAACCGGGTGGAGCTGAAAAACATCACTCCTCCCAAAGAAATCCAACTGGCCATGGAAAAGCAGATGCAGGCCGAGCGAGAGCGTCGCGCCCAGGTTTTGGAAGCCGAAGGTGACAAACAGGCCTTGATTGCCCGCTCTGAAGGTAAACGCCAGGAGAACATCAACTTCGCCGACGGTGAACGAGAAGCAGCCATTCGCAGAGCCCAGGGTGAGGCCCAGGCTATCATAGAGGTGGCTGAGGCCGAGCGCGAAGCCATTGAAAAAATCAAATCAGCTCTGGGGACCTCAGATCTCACCGCCCAGTATTTGATTGCCTCCACCTATCTGGAGAAGTTCGGCCAGTTCACCCAAAAAGGGGGGGACAAGGTTTTCATTCCCTACGAAGCCTCCACAGCCTTGGGAACGCTGGGCTCCATCAGCGAGCTGGTGTCTGGTGGCAGAATCTTCTCTGGAAACGGCGGAAGCCCCAACACCAAGATGAGCCGTACGGTGAACCCGCAGTAG
- a CDS encoding 1-acyl-sn-glycerol-3-phosphate acyltransferase has product MESAETLKESPFFVFLSYLRSIVATPLAAIWTLTYGSVAIVTLLLFPSNRIRDVIFHTWGKGLCTLFGLDIEVRGLENFPKPGTPGGVCLFNHSSNFDIPIINSAIFGSIRWGAKVELFKIPIFGPTLKSMGVLPIARANREEVLKVYEQSIPRVKKGECFALAPEGTRKDGTKIYPFKTGPFVFATQAQCPLIPIVVHGAWRVQSKGQVFACWGRWNNKVIIEVLPQISTQGYDLERRPELQDKAYHVMSETFERLCRENGR; this is encoded by the coding sequence ATGGAGTCTGCGGAGACCTTGAAAGAGTCGCCCTTTTTTGTTTTCTTAAGCTATTTGAGATCGATCGTCGCAACGCCTTTGGCGGCCATTTGGACCCTGACCTATGGGTCGGTGGCGATCGTTACCCTCCTTCTCTTTCCATCCAATCGCATCCGTGATGTGATCTTTCACACCTGGGGCAAAGGCCTCTGTACCTTGTTTGGTTTGGATATTGAGGTCAGAGGCCTTGAGAACTTCCCCAAGCCTGGAACGCCAGGTGGAGTCTGTCTGTTTAATCACTCCAGCAATTTTGACATCCCCATCATCAATTCGGCAATCTTTGGGTCCATCCGCTGGGGAGCAAAGGTGGAGTTGTTTAAAATTCCGATTTTTGGTCCCACCCTCAAGAGCATGGGTGTTTTGCCCATTGCCCGCGCGAATCGGGAAGAAGTGCTGAAGGTTTATGAACAGAGTATCCCTCGGGTGAAAAAGGGCGAGTGTTTTGCTCTCGCTCCAGAGGGGACGCGCAAAGATGGAACCAAAATCTACCCATTTAAAACCGGCCCCTTTGTCTTCGCCACCCAGGCCCAGTGCCCATTGATCCCCATCGTAGTTCACGGTGCCTGGCGGGTGCAGAGCAAAGGCCAGGTCTTTGCCTGTTGGGGGCGTTGGAACAATAAGGTCATTATTGAAGTCCTGCCTCAGATCTCAACTCAAGGCTATGATTTGGAGAGGCGTCCTGAGCTACAGGACAAAGCCTATCATGTCATGTCTGAAACCTTTGAGAGGCTTTGTCGCGAAAACGGCCGCTAG
- a CDS encoding lytic polysaccharide monooxygenase produces MFIRGKFLLATLVLFLAVESQAHIRLNTPRPRTGTTDGTKSNSGDQDPCGGVARGANPLQLTAGSTINFTWDETINHPGRFLVQFSLQNDQGFSLAQNELLRKEDTQNRGSHNESVRLPNVTCDRCTLRLVQVMSDQPGQLYVQCVDIRLVAATGPTPPPTGGGGGDGGGQSSQGSQEAQKDNKVEMPSGCLFASGMIKGPGSGSGPGASGGLALISLLMPLGLLLFMRRRLLKTPIG; encoded by the coding sequence ATGTTCATCAGAGGAAAATTTCTATTGGCAACTCTTGTTCTGTTCCTGGCTGTGGAAAGTCAGGCACACATTCGCTTGAACACGCCTCGTCCCCGTACGGGAACCACTGATGGAACCAAGTCTAATAGTGGAGATCAGGATCCTTGTGGGGGAGTCGCAAGGGGAGCAAATCCGCTGCAGTTAACTGCGGGAAGCACGATTAACTTCACCTGGGATGAGACCATCAACCACCCTGGACGCTTTTTGGTCCAATTCTCTCTGCAAAACGATCAGGGTTTTTCTTTGGCGCAAAACGAACTTTTACGCAAGGAAGACACTCAAAACCGTGGGTCGCACAACGAGAGTGTGCGCTTACCCAATGTGACCTGTGATCGCTGTACGCTGCGATTGGTACAGGTGATGAGTGATCAACCGGGTCAACTTTATGTTCAATGCGTGGATATTCGACTAGTGGCCGCGACTGGTCCTACGCCGCCGCCGACAGGCGGCGGTGGTGGAGATGGTGGTGGGCAGTCCTCTCAGGGGTCTCAGGAGGCCCAAAAGGACAACAAAGTTGAAATGCCTTCCGGGTGCTTGTTTGCCTCGGGAATGATCAAGGGACCCGGAAGTGGTTCTGGCCCTGGTGCTTCAGGCGGTCTCGCTTTAATTTCCTTGCTTATGCCACTGGGCTTATTGCTCTTCATGCGGCGCCGGCTGTTGAAAACGCCGATCGGGTAA
- a CDS encoding NfeD family protein: MDIHVFDFHMTAWQVAVTIGLLFMIAEVFVPGFVMFPIGLAFMATAPITLWVDSFAGQIAVLAGLLIVTFVIFHKLIPRTQPHERLSNVDDMIGKTATVEVDIDNDANAGYVKLYGDSWRAVNLEDGTIGKGSKVKIEQLDGNKVLVRKI; encoded by the coding sequence ATGGACATCCATGTTTTTGATTTTCACATGACGGCTTGGCAGGTCGCTGTGACGATTGGCCTATTGTTCATGATTGCCGAAGTCTTTGTTCCTGGCTTTGTCATGTTTCCCATCGGCCTGGCTTTTATGGCGACAGCACCGATCACCCTATGGGTGGATAGCTTTGCCGGGCAAATCGCAGTCCTCGCAGGCTTGCTCATTGTCACCTTTGTGATCTTTCACAAACTCATCCCCCGCACCCAGCCCCATGAACGGCTGTCAAATGTGGACGACATGATTGGCAAAACGGCTACCGTAGAAGTGGACATCGACAACGATGCCAATGCCGGTTACGTCAAACTCTACGGCGACAGCTGGCGGGCGGTAAATTTGGAAGATGGAACAATCGGCAAAGGCTCAAAGGTCAAAATTGAACAGCTGGACGGAAACAAAGTCCTAGTCCGCAAGATTTGA